A section of the Nitrospirota bacterium genome encodes:
- a CDS encoding STAS domain-containing protein, producing the protein MEITQRAVKDAMVLDVKGDLTYSNRAAFKTAVEQVKSRNCQHLIVNLEQVRFVDSSGLGLLVLLSQSFKLQQAQLSLLKPQSYVREILSLANIPKMIPIYETEGDALTARAA; encoded by the coding sequence ATGGAAATCACACAGCGTGCCGTGAAGGACGCCATGGTCTTGGATGTGAAAGGCGATCTCACCTACAGTAATCGGGCGGCCTTCAAGACTGCCGTCGAACAGGTGAAGAGCCGGAATTGCCAGCACCTGATTGTGAACCTGGAGCAGGTTCGATTCGTGGATAGCTCTGGTCTCGGGCTACTCGTCCTTCTCTCGCAGAGCTTCAAGCTTCAACAGGCGCAGCTCAGCCTTCTCAAGCCGCAGAGTTATGTTCGGGAAATCCTGAGCCTGGCGAATATTCCAAAAATGATTCCGATTTATGAGACCGAGGGGGACGCGCTGACGGCGCGCGCGGCGTAA
- a CDS encoding DUF420 domain-containing protein — protein sequence MMDIKTGLWYGVLISLTAAYLVAMAGVRSARQHEVSHHSRRMIVACTIVGIWLVAYVLKQVLFGRERFGGTDRQYWTLYVPLFSVHMALAVTTIGLGGYNLYMGLHRIRHGSVGAMSSRLSRHRRLGQLLVWTFSGTMATAYLVYLLLLVWYPAG from the coding sequence ATGATGGACATAAAGACTGGGCTTTGGTACGGCGTGCTGATCAGCCTGACGGCGGCCTATCTGGTGGCGATGGCCGGCGTGCGATCCGCCAGGCAGCATGAGGTGTCGCATCATTCACGGCGGATGATCGTGGCCTGTACGATCGTCGGGATCTGGCTCGTGGCCTATGTCTTGAAACAAGTGCTCTTCGGGCGCGAACGATTTGGGGGGACGGACCGGCAGTACTGGACGCTGTATGTGCCGTTGTTCTCGGTGCACATGGCGCTGGCGGTGACGACGATCGGTCTCGGCGGCTACAACCTCTATATGGGGCTCCATCGGATTCGCCACGGGAGTGTGGGGGCCATGTCCTCCAGACTGTCGCGGCATCGCCGTCTGGGGCAGCTGCTGGTCTGGACCTTCTCCGGCACCATGGCGACGGCCTATCTGGTCTACCTCCTATTGTTGGTATGGTATCCGGCTGGTTAA